The proteins below are encoded in one region of Mya arenaria isolate MELC-2E11 chromosome 15, ASM2691426v1:
- the LOC128218943 gene encoding LHFPL tetraspan subfamily member 6 protein-like, producing MSGLSGIGVFWAFTSILSATISCVGYFMPHWFIGRITLHQPGKSPEIVPVHFGIFRRCNYPYIGDDGKLTIIHECGRYTAFSDIPSVSWQITTLLVGAGCCLCFLVALTAMFGVCVKGVVIPTVARTAGIIQMCSGFLMSAGVGIYPNGWDSPEVKQACGHTSKSYNLGDCSLSWCFYVTSAGIVMTFMCAALSFHAPKRKQIPIGYAL from the exons ATGTCTGGATTATCAGGTATCGGAGTATTTTGGGCATTCACGTCCATATTAAGTGCTACTATTTCGTGTGTTGGATATTTTATGCCACACTGGTTCATTGGACGGATTACGCTTCACCAACCAGGAAAGTCCCCTGAAATAGTTCCAGTACACTTCGGCATTTTCCGTAGGTGTAACTACCCGTACATTGGCGATGACGGAAAATTGACGATAATTCACGAATGTGGAAGATACACTGCATTCTCCGACATACCTAGTGTCTCTTGGCAAATAACTACTTTGCTTGTCGGGGCTGGATGTTGCTTGTGTTTTCTTGTGGCATTGACCGCAATGTTTGGTGTTTGTGTCAAGGGTGTTGTCATACCGACTGTTGCTAGGACAGCAGGGATAATTCAAATGTGTTCAG GTTTTCTGATGAGCGCGGGTGTGGGTATTTATCCGAACGGCTGGGACAGCCCGGAAGTGAAGCAGGCGTGTGGTCACACCTCAAAGTCTTATAATTTGG GAGACTGCTCATTATCCTGGTGTTTCTACGTGACGTCAGCAGGTATTGTGATGACGTTTATGTGTGCTGCGTTGTCATTTCACGCGCCTAAACGAAAACAAATACCTATCGGGTATGCCTTATAG